The nucleotide window TTTGTTCTGCTAGACTTTTGGGGTTCTGATTCTAGCTGTTGATGAATCTGATTGGTGATAAAAGTACTATAACAGTACCTATACCATACCTTAAATTGCATATTGACTCCTATTGAAAATGTTGATATTAGAGGAAGGGCAAAATTAGTATTATAACAGTATTATTTTTCAATAAGAAATTCTAagattttaaaaaatagaaatgacaaagatttttatttttattttaaaaataaaaatataatttttttcaaagcTATAGCTTTTagcttttaaatttgaaaataataataataataataataataataataataataataataataataagcttGACAAATTCTAAAagtttttcaaattttcgacaaaaatctttaaaattctattttttaatttcaaaattatgaaaagttattcaaattttaataaataatacgTAAAAATACATTACAAATTATAGaacttttttttcgaattttcaaTAAGAtctctaaaattttataaaattaaaaattatgaaaataatcaaacttaaaaatgaaaaaaagtattatttttataaaaattaatgtcTTTATGAGAAATATGAAAAGAAGGTAAAGAGtcattaatattttaatactattttcataattaagttgattttaaaggttttgttttttttttgttttgaattttaaagagttttcaatttttttcaaaattatttggaaattttaaaatttaattttaaaaaattaaattctttttcatttttaaatgtgtaaaaattttattgaaaatttgaaagtgtTTACAATATTTTGATATAGGATCTACTTACAACCTTGCGTACTTCTTTGTacctttaatattttaatgatccaATTTTTAAATTTACAGATATAATTATACTTGTCaagtatataaaattttgaatcaatatgatatttctatcatatcgatctaaaattatatataaatatttattaaatggttagaattttttaaaataaaaaatagttaaaaattttaattttattaaatttgacACACATTatctatataaatataatataaaattgacGACTGGATCGTTGAGTTTTACACTGATACAAGTAAAATTTtcctttaataattaatatttttatattttttaattttgaattttgaattttttataaattttacaattatactgtttatttataatttaaatcattttaaattatttgttaaccCAACTTACCTTACGAAAATTTGACTGCCAATTGACTCCAAATAAAACAATAGATGCcaaattgaatgaagatttaaaagtcagaaattaaatttttataccttatatataaataaatatttaattgcaCAATTTCAACAAACGAAATATTTTGTTCTTTCATctaatctataaaatagttgggggttttttttttttttagtttttcattATAGAGACTAAAATGCAATTTGAGAGACAATGCCATTGTTTGGCGGAGAAGTGAAGTTGTTAACTTCTTGCATCCGAAATTCCGGATGCATTCCATCGAACATTGCGAAGCGTCAACATGGACTCAGTAACGGGTAACGGCAGGCAGGCACTACTTTCCAATCATCACCATTAACAAAATTGGCTCTGCACTTCACAACCCAATAGTAAAGTAAACTGCACTTCCTTCGTTGGCAGTTTTATGTACAGTACAAAAAACTAATAGGACCATAACATTTGAAAAGACTGAAACAAGACACCATTCCCatgaaaaaaaattttaagttagtgtTGACAAAATTTGgtacaaatttcaaaaataagttaGGAGAAATGAATTCCATGGCTCTCTAATTGATTTCATGCTCAGAACTGAGCCTCTTCTCCCCTAAACAATCAAAATCACAACCCATTGACCAACCTCCATCGAAACTGAGAGAtgtatttaaaaaacaaaaaaagtcaCCTCATCCTCCTCCGGTCCGCAGCGTGCTGAGACAAAGGCACGATTTCCGACAAAGGCGTAGAAAGCGGAGTTGGAAGCGGCGAGTTCCGACAAATGGGACAAGACCCATTAAGTTTCAACCAAGCATCCAGACAAGAAACATGGAAATAATGCCTACACTCAGGCATCATCCTCAACATCTCCAAATCCCTATACTCGCATAAACAAATCGAACACGTCGTGTTAACGTTAGTAGAACCCACAGCAGCCGCCTCTTTAGTGAACTGGAACTTGGGGTATGAGTTTATAACGGCTTGATCGAGCCCAACGACGACGTTCTCATCGTCCTCATCTTCGGCAACGAAAACAACCCGGGGAAGGATGATTCCATCGGAGGCGGGGGTAGGGTTGGgagaaaaagaggaagaaggacGGCAGCAGATGTAGGAAGCGAGGAGGACGATGGAGAGGAGGACAAGGAAACCAAGGGCAATGGCGATGGAGTAGCCGAGGCCTAAGTTGGTGAAATAGAGAGGGGAAGAATGGGAATGGGTGGACATTTGAGGAGAGGAATAAGAGAATCCATTTGATtaaggaaagagaaagaaaaagaaaccgGAAAAGAAGGTGGGGGAGATTTAATGCTCCAGCTACAGCATTTATTTACTCACTTTCCAACATTTATTTCTGCGTTCTAAATCACACAGAGGGTTCAAATAAGTTCAATTTTAAATTACCAACTAACGTATATTAGCCATTTTCTTTAATCATTTTAAAGTTTTACTCGTTATAATAATAGAAGAttcgatttttatattttattttaaattttataacaacaatttttatagttatgaattacgttatttattaaattaatttttatatgatttaaatttttaagtaaaattatagtaGATGGTAAATTTGGatcaattttcatattttcaaGTTAGGTAAATAGTATATGTAGACTCAGCATCCTACAAGAATCTCATACTCAATGTCAGTGATGTTCTCTTCTGTGtttttggcatgtacctagggggTATTAGTTGATTAAGATCTTTTGATTATAGATAGTTGTATAGGATGTTTTGTAGTAGTATCTTGTGAATATGTTATTGGtgtttttgtatatatatgttttgaaGTTTGTATTTGGTTTGGTGAACTTTAACACTTCAGTAAGTtatgtcattttggtactttaaAATGCTTGCAAATAAGATACTCTTGGTATGTTGATGATAGTTTGGAAATGGTCATTTATGGCATAGTTGGCACATAATTGAacatattggtatgttttgatagttGAAGTTTTGGTacaattgtggtgcctttgaatgacatattggttaggtgaTTTAGGTtgtttgaaatggcatgtttaaGTTTGTTTGGATGATATTTGAACCCCTTGAAGGTGTgcctcaaaaaaaaaaatggtatgaATGGTTAGGTAGGAATTGGttttgaaatggcttgattttaggtaaattttgggcTCACACGGCTAAGGACACGGGttgtcacacggttgtgtgtcatCTAGGAGTTTCTTAGtgttcaagtcagtgagttacacggcctggcacatggttGTGTGGGGCATCTCAGTGAGTTGCACGGGTgaggacacgggttgggacacgaccgtgtgcccctTGTTTGAAAGTTACATGGCTTGAGGTGTTGTactcggccgtgtgacccctgtttttcaatttttacatctttttcttaaaacttcttatttattttagattAGTCTCGAAGTGTCTCGAagttatttttagggcctcgagggcttgatTTAGGGTCGgaatgcatgtgattgaatggattatgatatgtttaatttacttAAATATTGTGGTGTTAAATGTTTCTAATTGTTCGGTAATGCtacgtaaccctaatccggtagtggagacgggttaagggtgttacactctcTCTTTCAATTTACTCCCAAACCTTCATTAATTTTTCAAACCTTAATGAATACCGGGTGTGACATGTAATTAATAAAAAGTTATATCTTTTGTTTATTGGTAAAGAGTTATATCacttgatttttgacaaaaaagttataactattcaaacaatattatttgaatagttatgttTAATCAAGAGATATTAGATGAATAATTATGTCTCTTATATATGTGATTATTCAAAAAGACACCTATTGTAATATTTCTTTATGAAGAgacataaaatttatataaataggagtaagattttatttgaaaaatataccaaaaattctaaaaaatcttTTATTATAAACAGACAtctatttcttctttttttttttttgaattgttGGTCGTGTTTCTTTCATATTCTATTTGTGTGTTTGAGATTTTTCTCAccaaaattttattcaaacataAAAATCCGGGGAGATGAGGTTGTAGAGTAGTGGATGAATGTGGTTGATAGTGATGATTTTGTAAGTAGTAATAGAGAAGGATGGGTGTAAACTATGTAATTGAGATACTTGTTTTTGTTTTagaatcataataataataagagtTTCATTCAAATTGTTAttcttttagttttaaattaaTGTTTTAGAAATTAGATTAGATacctttttaatttaatttactttATATATAGAAACATATTTTGACAAACTTAAAATATCTTTTTAAACTGTTTTGAATATATAGACTAGTTTCTTAGATTGAGATTTTGAGATAAAGTGTAAAAAtggaataattattaaaataaattttaattatagaaataaaaagaataaatatataATTGGAATCGTTTGGTAAACAACACATTTGTGGAATAAATATCTTTTAGTGCACTTCACTAATAAGGGGAAAACTATGACAATAAAAGACACGTGATGTCCAACTGGACCACATCATCTACTCTTTTATATTCTTCATACTAATATGCAATCaagtatattttaatattttaaatgtaatttatttataatattatttttttatttatgtttgagTCGAAATTAAAAATCTTTCATTTTATTGAAAATTAACACATACAATAAATGTATGTTTGGTCTAATAAAATattgtttaaaataattttgGTTGCTCATTTCTACTTTTCTTGATTCACCATGCTAAATTatctttttaattataattattgaaTTAAGTCAATTTTGCTAAATTTATTGGATTAGGTTGATTTTAGAGagataaaagataaaaaaccatTCCACTGGACGTGTTTTTAGTGGATATGACAAAAATATTCTTCCAATTGGATGTGCTTTTAGTTTTGGCTAGATGGTTAAATCTTAGTGCTTTTATTCTTGAGTCTAGACTTTAATTTCTCTCTtactcatatttatattttttttatttaatgtcaCTTCaagcttttaaattttaattaatttttaacatattagTTCTTTTATTAGATGATTAGATAGTTCCTATTACATCATTGAGTCTCGAGTTCGATTTCTCTCTTActcatatttgtatttttttattatttcatgttgcttcaagttttttaaaattttaattaatgttcTTTTAACATATTAGTCCTTTCGTTAGATGGCTAGATAATTGTAATTACATCCTTGAGTCTCGACTTTGATTCCTCTACTACTCACattcgtattttttattttatgttgctTCAagcttataattattattaattaatattttaacatacTAGCTCCTTTCGTTAGATGGTTAGATAATTGCGATTACATTCTTGAGTATGATGTTCCATTATTTTTATAAGCATATTAATGTATTTTTCATTTCATATTGtttcaagttttttatttttaattaatgtatttttatttttaattatttttataagcatattattatttttctttcaattaatGATATTTTCAATAgtaatttgattttataaataaaagagttaaaataaaaaatattaattaaaaataaaaatatttaaaaataaaaagtttgaaacaatatgaaataaaaaatacattaatATGCTTATAAAAATAATGGAACTTCAAACTTAAGGATATAATTGTAATTATCTAACCATCTAGGAGAGGAATCCAACTCGAGACTCAAGGATGTAATTGCAACTATCTAACCATCTAACAAAAGAACTAAtatgttaaaaaattaattaaaaatttaaaaagcttGAAggaacatgaaataaaaaatataaatgtgaGTAGTAGACAAAATGAACCTGAAACACAAGGATAAAAGCACTAACATTTAactatttggccaaagttgaaaGCGCATTCAGTTAGAAGCATTTTCCTGTCATATCCACTGAAAACACATTCAGTTGGACGcatttttcctttctcttttcaaAATCTGTCTAATccaataaattttacaaaaatcgAAAGAATCTAATAATTATGATTAAAAATCAATATTTTTGAATAATTAACCCTGAAGAGCATCGTGTAAAGCTTATTTATACTAATGGCAATTCCATGCTTAGGTTTAAATAAGATAAAGGAAGTTGcaaatattcaattaaatttcGAATTCCATAAATTGTGTGagattttatttttccatgtttaaaTTGATTTCATTTTAGTATTTTCATATCTTTATATATGGTAATAATATTGtaaattatatgtttaaatttaagGTAATAAATTATTTACTTTGAATGAACCCTATTACTTGCTTTGATTCATGAAATTATTTATATTGATACTTTATTATATTATCTGAATGTTATACAatcatatttattaaattattctaatttttaattaattaataattacatATGTCAATTTTTTATTGATAAATAGAGTTGTTCAACCGGTTAACCGATTAATTAATTTAACCAAACTAGTATTACCGAATTAACTAAACTTTTAAACCCTTAACTGTTAACCGGAAATTTTTCAAAAcaaattaactgaaatttttatgtttttatttttgttaaaataagtataaaacatatcaaaaaataaattgttAATGTTCATTTAACTAAATTAACCAAAATTAACTGAATTGGTAATatgtaatattaatttttaaaagttcagTTAATTATCTAATTTCAAACCGAATTAACCGACTTTCGACcgaattaaataaattaactaatcGATTAATTGAATTAGTTGGATTTAATCGAAATATCAACATCTCTACTGACAGACGGCAGCTTCCTAAATATGTTACATAGGAATACTTCCTTATATTGAAACATCAAATAGCTattgtgttatatatatatatatatatatatatatatatatatatatatatatataatttgtatattattttaatagttttatgcattaattcaacttttatattcttcattaattaaattttcaaaactaAAGTCTAttctattaaattaatttaatattaatatttaatttaattaaataaattatggtactatttaaattattaaattaaatttttagtcaatttaaatatttaaacagtaaaaatatcaatttaatttaaattgttAATTGTGCAGTGGCTTGTTTTTGTTAGACCCATAGGtcaaataaaatgatattttataaGAACAAGTAATACAtgaatataataacaaaataaaaatatatatcttATTTTCTACttctattaaaactaaaattaataaaaGCTCCTTAAATGACTAAATGCCAATATTGGAATATCTTGTAGCAATGAACGCGTACGTAATTTGGGATAGAGTAAACTTTCAATATAAATTAAACTAATCTTCATTTAATTCgcataaatatgtatttttaaaattttgatattataaaatatattatttaataaattaaaaattgtataaaattataatCCTACATCATTTACTttctataatatttaaaattaaattgataatatatttaaatttgatattattctaCAAACCCTAGAAATTGGAATGAACGAGAACCCAACAATCCCCGTAAGTTGAATGAATTTTGTCATTTTTGCTGCTACCTATGACAGTCTGTTGGTGCAGAGAAGTATGTTTCCATATTCTACGTTTACCAATAGCATTTGGGCATTGAGAAGGGACAAATTTGTCTACAAAATCAATCAGCATAGGCAAAACTCATACGACAAAAAAAACTAAACAGTGTTTAAGGCCTAAGGATACTGGGCTGGACTCTGAAGCACGCTTGATTGAATactcaaaaatagaaaaagaaggaaTGGAGATGCGGGGTATCGATCCCCGTACCTCTCGCATGCTAAGCGAGCGCTCTACCATCTGAGCTACATCCCCGGACGATTTTAGGCCTTAGAAAAAATCTTAGTATCTTTAATTTTGTATATTGACCATGTTACAAATCTTGATTATTTATCTCGAACTGACCCAAGCCATTTCATTGATGGTGGAGATGTTACTTCAGTTGAGAGAAAGTCATCACTTTATCCCATCTGAGAAAGGAAGTTCATGTTCAAGGTCTCCACCGTGATGGTAATGaaatgtgttttattttaatgGGTTAGAATTGAACCTCTAAACTCATAATTAAAggatttcatgatttcccttctcttttgatcaaaggtaaactcaaaactttattaaaaaaaatatatagatcTAGGATTAGCTCGGATCGGTAAAAACAATTTATTCAACTTAAAGCACATATAGTATTTTTGACATATAATTCATGTTTCAGAAAAGAAAGAATATATGAGGGATGAATAGAAGTCAAAAGAAGTCTCTGAAAGTAGGAAGCTTGATCTCTCCTTTCTGAGAGAGAGGGATGGTCAGGTCTCCAAAGAGAGGAAGATCCACGGTGAGTCCCACTTCCAATTCATAGTCAATATCCCAGTCTGCACCGATGTCCTTTATCAAGCTTACCAATACGCTATGCGGTACCTTCACTTCCACGTCCAACATCGTCGAGTCGCTTGCCTTCAGTGAACCCGGGTCTGGTACTTTCCCCGATGCAATCACCCTGTCGCAATTTCACAAATCATCAATAGCTAAATCAAACGCCCAACATAATCCCAATTTCCAATGTCTAAGACGGTCCATTATTGGAATATCCGCTAGGAAGAATCTGTCAAAAGCGCCATTATAATTcttgtgttgtttttttcttttcagaTTTCAAACCCCAAAGCCATTTAAACAGATCAGTATGAATAGAAAAATGTGTCAAACATGAATGAATAAACCATATCCCATGGTGCAACTTCAAAAACGAATCtcagaaatcaaatatttataaaagaaaacGAAAAGGAATAGTGAACAGAAGATTGATGAAAAGCGGAGAGGAGAGGAGGGGGATCAAACCTGCCAGCACTTTTGAGAGTGTAAGAGATCTCGCAGATGGGGATAGGAGCGCTATAGGGGTTGGTGACGGAGACTTTAGCTTTATACTGGATGCCGTCAAAGCCCGCATGGGTCAGATCAACATCCGTGATGCTAGCCTCAGGCTTCTTCATATTGGCCACCTTATCGGCCACAAAGTTCTTCGCCTTGTCCAACAACTCCGCCATCGTGTACAAACTGACTATTAGATTTGGGGGATGGCTCGATATCTTAGGATGCTGTCTGTTTTGACGTTAGAGACCCCTCAGGTTTGGGTTTCCATTTTATAGGGGAGCGGGGGCATCTGTGTAGGTGACACGTGTAAATTAGACATGCTTGATGGGTGATGATGGCACGTGAGAATAAACGCGTAGAGCTGTTGGTTAGTTTTTCCGTAGAGGGAGATCTGTGCTTTAATTTTGGCAACTTCCTCCTGTCCACGTTTTAAGTAGTAGCAACTTCAAAGCAGATTTTTAGATTCTTTGTTGAGGGAGCTttaatgtttattattattattattattattattattattattattattattattgaattgGTTTGATAAAGTTAATTGTCTACAGAAATGGGGATTTACGTCAGTAAATATAAGTTATTAGGTTGGGACATacagtaaataaattatga belongs to Gossypium arboreum isolate Shixiya-1 chromosome 7, ASM2569848v2, whole genome shotgun sequence and includes:
- the LOC108484924 gene encoding RING-H2 finger protein ATL67, with product MSTHSHSSPLYFTNLGLGYSIAIALGFLVLLSIVLLASYICCRPSSSFSPNPTPASDGIILPRVVFVAEDEDDENVVVGLDQAVINSYPKFQFTKEAAAVGSTNVNTTCSICLCEYRDLEMLRMMPECRHYFHVSCLDAWLKLNGSCPICRNSPLPTPLSTPLSEIVPLSQHAADRRRMR
- the LOC108481825 gene encoding desiccation protectant protein Lea14 homolog, giving the protein MAELLDKAKNFVADKVANMKKPEASITDVDLTHAGFDGIQYKAKVSVTNPYSAPIPICEISYTLKSAGRVIASGKVPDPGSLKASDSTMLDVEVKVPHSVLVSLIKDIGADWDIDYELEVGLTVDLPLFGDLTIPLSQKGEIKLPTFRDFF